The following coding sequences are from one Shewanella violacea DSS12 window:
- a CDS encoding response regulator — protein MKSTEPDLQLKSPIQKNYNRAVFYTYIGVIIMALITAWFFFDGQKSQLMEKREEQVERRVLQIDLLLESSIRAVKSLRNVAVDHLRLGELVRKERLPQYEKFDESGQYFTLEPSYAESGEPFTNMGRITGAGSLNGRSEKFYQELEMLFELSLSFPVAIEAAPKASSIYYISKHRIMSYFPWPSDEQRFRDELLNKNQFQLATPAMNPQRSVFWSPAYVDPGGKGLLTTLGVPIYLEDEFIGSINLDMTLSSLAKQMHLYFKMPGTVILLDQNNNILSHSDDDKSEISRVFHISQKIPSELHSIPESELFDAHEGIIRNGYYIHSVALQNAPWRLLYLQDRDELFKDSWDKLELTFILVVLALSVLVTIVHWQTRRSFVNPASRLLTHLESCSLEPRKPPEQISQGWEPWFQLVSRIFEENLQYTKHLAEQNRRLDKLVARRTARLKETTERREREYALLRSLLDSIPEAIVFKDKEGKYLGCNKAAERMLGYTESELIGQESIKLTTQEQSVRIKAEDERVLAERTPLRYQEKVEFAGKPVLLDTLKLPFYNRRGELLGLIAVWRDVTREYESAEQLRLSEERYHLAMDAVEDGLWDWYLDSKQIICNPAYYSMLGYKSNEFPALVSTLDDLIHPDDRIRVQEYREQYLGDPIGAFDVEFRMRGKSGQYHWLLSRGRVVEYTVDNQPKRMVGTHKDITRHKSNEVALLEAKQDAESANLSKSEFLANMSHEIRTPMNAIIGMLQLAQRTELTAKQEDYLDKAGFSAQSLLRIINDILDFSKIEAGKLELEKVAFPLDKVLDHALDLNALKSQQKGVELLLYAPVTAGLILEGDPLRLGQVLINMLSNAVKFTQTGEIELGCEDVGERDHRITLKFWVRDTGIGISKEQQASLFDAFAQADGSTTRKYGGTGLGLSISKHLVSMMGGQMQVQSEMGVGSTFSFTISFEIAEEAEVKPMIVPERLGSLKTLVVDDNPTALQIYATVMRDFHFEVDTAANGSEALYKLEKSSVDLLLLDWMMPEMDGIQVIEELDRMVADGRLDKRPIVIMMTGYAAEPLKEDADRSNIYAMLQKPFKASALFDEIISAFTEEPKVNSVIEVEAEEVVDTHVGMVLLVEDNFINQQVATELLKSAGYEVDVADNGQIAIDMIAEKDFDAVLMDIQMPVMDGLTATKEIRKHFSLQELPIIAMTAHAMSGDREKSLSAGMNAHITKPIVLNELFDTLSYWIKQKDEVS, from the coding sequence ATGAAATCGACTGAGCCAGATCTTCAACTGAAGTCGCCGATACAGAAAAACTATAACCGTGCTGTTTTTTATACCTATATTGGCGTGATTATCATGGCGCTGATCACTGCCTGGTTCTTCTTCGATGGCCAGAAATCTCAGCTTATGGAGAAAAGAGAGGAGCAGGTCGAGCGCCGTGTTCTGCAGATAGATCTATTGCTGGAGTCGAGTATCCGAGCGGTAAAGAGTCTGAGAAATGTCGCAGTCGATCATCTCAGGCTTGGTGAGTTGGTGCGTAAAGAGCGTTTGCCTCAGTATGAAAAATTCGATGAGAGTGGCCAGTATTTTACCTTAGAGCCAAGCTATGCCGAGAGTGGTGAACCTTTTACCAATATGGGGCGTATCACAGGTGCAGGCTCCCTCAATGGCCGCAGCGAGAAGTTTTATCAAGAACTGGAGATGTTGTTCGAATTATCTCTCTCTTTCCCCGTGGCAATCGAAGCGGCTCCTAAAGCCTCATCTATCTATTACATCTCTAAGCATAGGATCATGTCCTATTTCCCCTGGCCATCGGATGAGCAAAGATTCAGAGATGAATTGCTTAATAAGAACCAGTTCCAGTTAGCCACGCCAGCCATGAACCCTCAGCGCAGCGTATTCTGGAGCCCAGCTTATGTGGACCCGGGCGGCAAAGGCTTGCTGACCACCTTAGGTGTGCCTATTTATTTGGAAGACGAATTTATCGGCTCGATCAATCTGGATATGACCTTGTCCTCGCTGGCGAAACAAATGCATCTCTATTTTAAGATGCCGGGTACGGTTATTCTGCTGGATCAGAATAATAATATTCTTTCCCACAGTGATGATGACAAGTCTGAGATCAGTCGTGTGTTCCATATCAGTCAGAAGATCCCCTCTGAATTGCACTCCATTCCTGAGTCGGAACTGTTCGATGCCCACGAAGGGATCATCAGAAATGGTTACTACATCCACTCGGTAGCCTTGCAGAATGCTCCCTGGCGCCTGCTCTATTTGCAGGATAGAGATGAGTTATTCAAGGATTCCTGGGATAAGCTCGAGCTGACATTTATCTTAGTGGTATTGGCCCTGTCGGTATTGGTGACCATAGTACACTGGCAGACCCGCCGCTCATTCGTGAACCCAGCTTCCCGTCTGTTGACCCATCTGGAATCTTGTTCTTTGGAGCCTCGCAAGCCCCCGGAGCAGATATCTCAGGGTTGGGAACCTTGGTTCCAACTGGTGAGTCGAATCTTCGAAGAAAACCTGCAATATACCAAGCATCTAGCCGAGCAAAATCGAAGGCTAGATAAGCTGGTGGCACGCCGTACAGCAAGATTGAAAGAGACTACAGAGCGGCGAGAGCGGGAATATGCCTTGCTAAGATCTCTGCTGGACTCCATCCCTGAGGCGATTGTCTTCAAGGATAAAGAGGGTAAGTATTTAGGCTGTAACAAGGCAGCCGAGCGTATGTTGGGCTATACCGAGAGTGAACTCATAGGTCAGGAGTCGATAAAACTCACTACACAAGAGCAGTCGGTGCGTATTAAAGCTGAGGATGAACGCGTACTGGCAGAGCGAACTCCCCTGCGCTATCAGGAGAAGGTGGAATTTGCCGGTAAGCCTGTGTTACTCGATACCCTTAAACTGCCCTTCTATAATCGGCGCGGTGAGCTGTTAGGTTTGATTGCTGTTTGGCGTGATGTGACTCGAGAGTATGAGTCGGCCGAGCAGTTAAGATTGTCCGAGGAGCGTTATCACTTAGCCATGGATGCGGTAGAAGATGGCTTGTGGGATTGGTATCTGGACTCGAAACAGATCATCTGTAATCCAGCTTACTATTCTATGCTTGGCTACAAGAGCAATGAGTTTCCGGCATTGGTTTCTACCTTAGACGACTTGATTCATCCCGATGACAGGATTCGGGTGCAAGAGTATCGCGAGCAGTATCTTGGCGATCCTATCGGTGCCTTCGATGTCGAATTCAGGATGCGCGGCAAGAGTGGCCAGTATCACTGGTTACTCTCCCGTGGTCGCGTGGTGGAATACACTGTCGATAATCAGCCAAAACGTATGGTGGGTACTCATAAAGATATTACTCGGCATAAGAGTAACGAAGTTGCTCTGCTTGAGGCTAAACAAGATGCCGAGTCTGCTAACTTATCTAAGAGTGAATTTCTGGCCAATATGAGCCATGAGATCCGCACGCCCATGAATGCCATTATCGGCATGTTGCAGCTGGCTCAGCGTACAGAACTCACGGCTAAGCAGGAAGATTATTTAGATAAGGCCGGCTTCTCGGCTCAGTCTCTGCTGAGGATCATCAATGATATTCTCGATTTCTCTAAAATTGAGGCGGGTAAATTAGAGCTGGAGAAGGTGGCATTTCCGCTGGATAAGGTGCTGGATCATGCCCTAGACCTTAATGCTCTCAAGTCGCAACAGAAGGGAGTCGAGCTGCTCCTCTACGCCCCAGTCACAGCAGGATTAATCCTCGAGGGTGATCCCCTGCGCTTAGGTCAGGTGCTGATCAACATGCTCTCTAATGCGGTCAAGTTTACTCAGACTGGTGAGATAGAGTTGGGTTGTGAAGATGTGGGTGAGCGTGATCATCGCATCACCCTTAAGTTCTGGGTCCGTGACACCGGCATAGGGATCAGTAAGGAGCAACAGGCTAGTTTGTTCGATGCTTTCGCTCAAGCCGATGGCTCTACCACTCGTAAGTATGGTGGCACAGGTCTTGGTCTCTCTATCAGTAAGCATCTAGTGTCCATGATGGGCGGTCAGATGCAGGTTCAGAGTGAGATGGGGGTAGGTAGTACCTTCAGTTTCACCATCAGCTTCGAGATTGCCGAAGAGGCCGAAGTTAAACCTATGATAGTGCCTGAGCGTTTAGGCAGTCTTAAGACTCTAGTGGTCGATGATAACCCGACGGCACTGCAGATCTATGCCACAGTGATGCGTGATTTCCACTTCGAAGTGGATACTGCTGCTAATGGTTCAGAGGCACTTTATAAGCTGGAGAAGTCATCGGTAGATCTTCTACTGCTCGATTGGATGATGCCTGAGATGGATGGCATTCAGGTGATCGAAGAGCTAGATCGCATGGTGGCCGATGGTCGATTAGATAAGCGTCCCATCGTCATCATGATGACAGGCTATGCCGCAGAACCCTTAAAAGAAGATGCGGATCGCTCAAATATTTACGCCATGCTACAGAAGCCGTTTAAAGCATCAGCCCTGTTCGATGAGATCATCAGCGCTTTCACCGAAGAGCCTAAGGTCAATTCTGTGATAGAAGTAGAAGCTGAAGAAGTGGTCGATACACATGTGGGCATGGTCTTGCTGGTAGAGGATAACTTCATCAACCAGCAGGTTGCCACCGAACTCCTTAAGAGTGCGGGCTATGAGGTGGATGTTGCCGATAACGGTCAAATAGCCATAGATATGATCGCCGAGAAGGATTTCGATGCGGTACTCATGGATATTCAGATGCCGGTGATGGACGGGTTAACCGCAACAAAAGAGATCAGAAAGCACTTTAGTCTGCAGGAGCTGCCTATCATAGCCATGACGGCTCACGCCATGTCTGGTGATAGAGAGAAGAGTCTATCGGCGGGGATGAATGCTCATATTACTAAACCAATCGTCCTCAATGAGCTGTTCGATACCTTAAGTTACTGGATTAAGCAGAAAGATGAGGTGAGTTAA
- a CDS encoding zinc-dependent metalloprotease, with product MKSYNLALAIALICVPVVDVVAASSNTASIIKKSQSTTGFLNLFYAKADGELYLEANKLDQPFLLLTSLPHGVGSNDIGLDRGQLGYTRMVQFERHGPYLILKQLNTQYRASTDNAAELRAVKEAFAESVLWRGKIIDGKRDLVSINDLVINDLHGISSVLEDTKQGSYRLDKSRSLILPQGVKSFERNSDVDVLLTFNSTKAGNYVAQVTPDANHMSVRLRYSFIQLPEEGYVARDYHPMSGYLAEEYLDYGTQVDQDIRQRHLLRHRLQKVNPGTEPSEVIKPITYYLDPGVPEPIRSALLEGAGWWEEAFEQAGFIDGFKVELLPEDADPQDIRYNVIQWVHRATRGWSYGSAVADPRTGEIIKGHVTLGSQRVRQDHMIARGLTAGWEDRQAAEDASMALSLARIRQLAAHEVGHTLGFDHNFAASSNDNASVMDYPHPLATLKGDKIDISAPYGVGVGAWDKYIVEYGYREYADSGEESAQLSELMAQVQRQGLRYIGEADSRSKGASNAYASLWDNGSDPVAELIRIDKVRAKAINDFSPSALLAGQPRGELSDIFVPIYLLNRYQITAAAKFIGGTDYSYSEDVDGKSWHYIAPQLQKSALDALLDTLSPKALVISQALQESLVPKAANYSKTRESFDSGLGVIIDPLGMAEVLSRHTAQQLLAPQRLNRVNQGYIGDREQLSVPALVDKLLGSTLYEDMPNGAEQGVWMRVNSVILDELLASYHAKETRPEVKAQLAGRLRYTLKQLKRKVKRVSAYEAAHFAWLADGVERGMKDAKVKLIAEPLKIPPGSPI from the coding sequence ATGAAGTCTTATAATCTCGCTTTGGCGATAGCACTTATCTGTGTGCCCGTCGTCGATGTCGTCGCAGCCTCAAGCAATACCGCCAGCATCATCAAGAAAAGCCAGTCTACAACAGGCTTTCTCAACTTGTTTTACGCTAAAGCCGATGGTGAACTTTACCTAGAAGCGAATAAGTTAGATCAACCTTTCCTATTACTTACCAGCTTGCCCCATGGCGTAGGTTCCAATGATATTGGCCTAGATCGTGGTCAACTTGGTTATACCCGCATGGTGCAATTTGAGCGTCATGGTCCTTACTTGATCCTCAAACAGCTCAATACTCAATATCGTGCCAGTACCGATAACGCCGCCGAGCTCAGAGCCGTTAAAGAGGCCTTTGCCGAGTCAGTGCTCTGGCGAGGCAAGATCATCGATGGCAAACGGGATCTGGTGTCGATCAATGATCTGGTTATTAACGATCTCCACGGCATATCTTCGGTGCTAGAGGATACTAAGCAAGGGAGCTATCGGCTAGATAAAAGCCGTTCGCTCATCTTGCCTCAGGGAGTCAAATCCTTCGAGCGTAACAGCGATGTGGATGTACTGTTGACCTTCAACAGTACCAAGGCGGGTAACTATGTGGCCCAAGTGACACCGGATGCTAATCATATGTCGGTGCGTCTGCGTTACTCCTTCATTCAGCTGCCGGAAGAGGGCTATGTGGCTCGAGATTACCATCCTATGAGTGGTTATCTGGCCGAGGAGTACCTGGATTATGGTACTCAGGTTGATCAGGATATTCGTCAGCGTCATCTGCTGCGCCATCGTTTGCAGAAAGTGAACCCGGGAACTGAGCCAAGTGAAGTAATAAAACCTATCACTTATTATCTGGATCCCGGTGTACCTGAGCCAATTCGCAGCGCACTCTTAGAGGGAGCTGGCTGGTGGGAAGAAGCATTCGAACAGGCTGGATTCATAGATGGCTTCAAGGTCGAGTTATTGCCCGAAGATGCCGATCCTCAAGATATTCGCTACAACGTCATCCAATGGGTACATAGGGCGACACGGGGCTGGTCATACGGCTCGGCAGTTGCCGATCCCAGAACCGGAGAGATCATCAAGGGCCATGTGACCTTAGGCAGCCAAAGGGTTCGCCAAGATCATATGATTGCCCGCGGCCTCACCGCAGGTTGGGAGGACAGACAGGCCGCAGAAGATGCGTCTATGGCGCTTTCTTTGGCTCGAATTCGTCAGCTGGCAGCCCACGAGGTTGGTCATACCTTAGGATTCGATCATAACTTCGCCGCCTCGAGTAATGATAATGCCTCAGTGATGGATTACCCCCATCCACTGGCGACACTCAAAGGCGACAAGATAGACATTTCGGCGCCCTACGGCGTGGGTGTCGGTGCCTGGGATAAGTATATTGTTGAATATGGTTATAGGGAATATGCCGATTCTGGCGAGGAGTCGGCTCAGTTATCTGAGCTAATGGCTCAGGTGCAGCGCCAGGGACTGCGCTACATAGGTGAAGCGGATTCTCGCTCCAAGGGAGCCAGCAATGCTTATGCCAGCCTCTGGGATAATGGCAGCGATCCAGTTGCCGAGCTTATCCGTATCGATAAGGTGCGAGCCAAGGCAATAAATGATTTTTCTCCCTCGGCTTTATTGGCGGGACAACCTAGGGGGGAGCTAAGTGATATCTTCGTGCCCATCTATCTACTCAATCGTTATCAGATCACCGCGGCAGCTAAATTCATTGGCGGTACAGATTACAGCTATAGCGAAGATGTCGACGGTAAGTCATGGCACTATATTGCGCCTCAGCTGCAAAAAAGTGCCCTGGATGCCTTACTCGATACCTTGTCTCCCAAGGCGTTAGTCATCTCTCAGGCCTTGCAGGAATCTTTAGTACCCAAGGCGGCAAATTACAGCAAGACTCGTGAGAGTTTCGATTCGGGTCTTGGAGTCATCATAGATCCGCTGGGTATGGCCGAAGTATTGAGTCGTCATACGGCGCAGCAGCTGCTCGCGCCGCAGCGACTCAACCGGGTGAATCAGGGCTATATCGGCGACAGGGAACAGCTATCCGTTCCGGCATTAGTCGATAAGCTATTGGGTAGCACTCTGTATGAGGATATGCCCAACGGCGCCGAGCAAGGGGTCTGGATGCGGGTTAACAGCGTGATACTCGATGAGTTGTTAGCGAGTTACCACGCTAAGGAGACACGACCCGAGGTAAAGGCACAGCTGGCAGGGCGTTTGCGTTATACACTCAAGCAGCTTAAACGTAAGGTTAAGCGAGTCAGCGCCTACGAGGCGGCTCATTTTGCCTGGCTTGCAGATGGCGTTGAGAGAGGCATGAAAGATGCTAAGGTCAAACTGATAGCCGAGCCGCTTAAGATACCACCTGGTTCGCCGATTTAA
- a CDS encoding efflux RND transporter permease subunit, translated as MNFAQYSIEHKVVSWMFALLLLVGGSISFLGLGQLEFPEFTLKQALVVTAYPGASPEQVEEEVTLPLEDALQQLDAIKHITSISSAGLSQIEIEVHEHYGADELPQVWDEVRRKVNDKLGELPPGVVTPAVIDDFGDVYGILLNISGDGYTSRELQNYADFLRRELVLVDGVKKVTIAGKITEQVVVEISQQKLNALGLDQDYIYSLINSQNVVSNAGSIRVGDNRIRIHPTGEFNRVEQMERLLISAPGSTKLVYLGDIAQVYKDNDETPTNIYHGNGESALSIGISFSSGVNVVDIGVAINERLLELENERPIGIELNTVYDQSKMVDETITGFLINLAESIAIVIFVLLVFMGVRAGLLMGLVLLLTILGTFIMMKVLNIELQIISLGALIIALGMLVDNAIVVTEGILIGIKRGQSRLETSKQVVSQTQWPLLGATIIAILAFAPIGLSDTATGEFCVSLFQVLLISLFISWITAMTLTPFFCHLMFKDGEVSGDDNDDPYKGWIFQLYRSSLNLAMRFRAVTLLMVIAALFTSVMGFGYVKNVFFPASNTPMFFVDVWMPEGTDIKATEHLLGRIEKDLLAQQATQDIGLVNLTSVVGQGAQRFVLSYVPEKGYNSYGQLLIEMTDLVSLDKYMRTLEKELSLKYPEAEYRFKYMENGPSPAAKIEARFYGEDPVVLRQLATQAKAILDAEPTAVGVRHSWRNQVTLIRPQLALAQARETGISKQDLDNSLLVNFSGKQVGIYRENTHLMPIIARAPAEERLDADSLWKLQVWSSENNVFVPATQVVSEFSTEWENPLIMRRDRKRMLAVYADPINGTDETADSVFKKIRADIEAIPLPNGYEFEWGGEYETAGEAQVSVFSSIPMGYMAMFLITVLLFNSIRQPLVIWFTVPLALIGVVSGLLIFDAPFSFMALLGLLSLTGMIIKNGIVLVDQINLELSEGKEAYQAVIDSSVSRVRPVLMAAITTMLGMVPLLSDAFFGSMAITIIFGLGFASVLTLIVLPVTYTLAFRIPYPKQAKN; from the coding sequence GTGAATTTCGCACAATACTCTATAGAACATAAAGTGGTGAGCTGGATGTTTGCCCTATTGCTACTCGTGGGGGGCAGCATCTCATTTCTTGGGCTAGGTCAGCTCGAATTCCCCGAGTTCACCCTCAAGCAGGCACTGGTTGTCACCGCCTATCCTGGTGCTTCACCGGAACAGGTCGAGGAGGAAGTAACCCTTCCCCTGGAAGATGCCCTGCAGCAACTCGATGCTATCAAGCATATCACCTCGATCAGCAGTGCTGGTCTGTCGCAGATAGAGATAGAGGTCCACGAGCATTACGGCGCAGACGAACTGCCTCAGGTGTGGGATGAGGTTCGCCGTAAGGTCAACGACAAGCTAGGTGAACTGCCACCTGGGGTTGTGACTCCTGCTGTTATCGATGATTTCGGCGATGTGTATGGTATTTTGCTCAACATCTCAGGAGATGGCTACACTAGCCGTGAGTTGCAAAATTATGCCGATTTCCTCAGGCGTGAACTTGTGCTTGTCGATGGTGTAAAAAAAGTCACCATAGCCGGCAAAATTACCGAACAAGTAGTGGTGGAGATTTCCCAGCAGAAACTCAATGCTCTGGGTCTAGATCAAGACTATATCTATAGCCTGATCAATAGCCAGAACGTGGTCTCCAATGCCGGCAGTATCCGCGTTGGCGATAACCGAATTCGTATCCATCCTACCGGTGAATTTAATCGAGTAGAGCAGATGGAGCGTCTGTTAATTAGCGCCCCTGGCAGCACGAAATTGGTCTACCTTGGCGATATCGCCCAGGTGTATAAAGATAACGATGAGACTCCAACAAATATCTACCACGGCAATGGCGAATCAGCCTTGTCTATCGGTATCTCATTTTCCAGTGGCGTCAACGTGGTCGATATCGGCGTAGCCATCAATGAAAGACTGCTCGAGCTCGAAAATGAGCGCCCCATAGGTATAGAGCTCAACACTGTCTACGACCAGAGTAAGATGGTCGATGAGACCATCACAGGTTTCTTAATCAATCTGGCTGAATCTATTGCCATAGTGATCTTCGTGCTCTTGGTATTCATGGGCGTGCGTGCCGGTCTGCTGATGGGACTGGTACTGCTATTGACCATATTAGGCACCTTCATCATGATGAAGGTGCTCAATATCGAGCTGCAAATCATCTCCCTTGGTGCCCTAATCATAGCTCTGGGTATGCTGGTCGATAACGCCATAGTGGTGACCGAAGGCATACTCATAGGCATCAAGCGTGGCCAAAGCCGACTAGAGACATCTAAACAAGTGGTGTCACAGACTCAATGGCCGCTACTTGGCGCCACAATCATCGCCATTCTCGCCTTCGCTCCGATTGGCTTGTCAGACACAGCCACAGGTGAGTTCTGCGTATCCCTATTCCAGGTGTTACTGATCTCGCTATTTATCAGTTGGATCACCGCCATGACCTTGACCCCCTTCTTCTGCCACCTGATGTTTAAAGATGGCGAAGTCAGTGGTGATGACAATGATGACCCTTACAAGGGCTGGATATTCCAGCTATACCGTAGCAGCTTAAATCTGGCCATGCGTTTTCGCGCCGTCACTTTACTCATGGTTATCGCTGCGCTGTTCACTTCGGTAATGGGTTTTGGCTACGTTAAAAATGTCTTCTTTCCTGCCTCAAACACGCCTATGTTTTTCGTGGATGTGTGGATGCCGGAAGGCACAGATATCAAGGCCACAGAACACCTGCTAGGTCGCATAGAGAAAGACCTGCTTGCCCAGCAAGCGACCCAAGATATAGGATTAGTTAATCTCACCAGCGTTGTCGGTCAGGGTGCCCAGAGATTCGTGCTCTCCTATGTCCCGGAGAAGGGCTACAACTCATACGGACAACTACTGATCGAGATGACAGATCTTGTCAGCTTAGATAAATACATGCGCACACTGGAGAAGGAGTTAAGCCTCAAGTACCCAGAAGCCGAATATCGTTTCAAGTATATGGAAAATGGTCCCAGCCCAGCGGCTAAGATAGAGGCGCGCTTCTACGGTGAAGACCCTGTGGTACTGCGTCAGCTTGCCACCCAAGCCAAGGCTATTTTAGATGCAGAGCCGACAGCTGTTGGTGTAAGACATAGCTGGCGTAACCAGGTAACCCTGATCCGTCCTCAACTGGCACTCGCTCAGGCCCGTGAAACCGGGATCAGCAAGCAAGATCTCGATAATTCACTGCTGGTTAATTTCAGTGGTAAGCAAGTTGGTATCTATCGTGAGAACACTCACCTGATGCCTATCATAGCCAGGGCGCCAGCCGAGGAACGCCTCGATGCCGACAGTCTGTGGAAACTCCAGGTCTGGAGCTCGGAAAACAACGTCTTCGTGCCCGCAACTCAAGTGGTGTCAGAATTTAGCACCGAGTGGGAAAACCCGCTTATCATGCGCCGTGACAGGAAACGTATGCTGGCCGTTTATGCCGATCCTATCAACGGCACCGATGAGACTGCCGATTCTGTCTTCAAGAAAATCAGAGCCGACATAGAAGCCATCCCGCTTCCAAATGGCTATGAGTTCGAATGGGGAGGCGAATACGAGACGGCAGGCGAGGCCCAAGTATCAGTATTTAGCTCAATTCCTATGGGCTATATGGCCATGTTCCTCATCACAGTGCTGCTGTTTAACTCCATACGTCAGCCTCTGGTTATCTGGTTTACCGTACCGTTAGCCTTAATCGGTGTGGTATCCGGCCTATTGATATTCGATGCGCCCTTCAGTTTCATGGCGCTGCTTGGCTTACTCAGCCTGACTGGCATGATCATCAAAAATGGCATAGTACTGGTCGATCAGATCAATCTGGAACTGAGTGAAGGTAAGGAGGCCTATCAAGCTGTGATCGACTCGTCCGTGAGCCGGGTAAGACCCGTGTTGATGGCAGCTATAACGACTATGCTGGGAATGGTGCCACTACTGTCAGATGCCTTCTTCGGCTCTATGGCTATCACCATCATCTTCGGCCTGGGCTTCGCCTCAGTGCTGACACTCATCGTCTTGCCGGTGACTTATACCTTAGCATTTCGTATTCCTTACCCTAAACAGGCGAAAAACTAA
- a CDS encoding efflux RND transporter periplasmic adaptor subunit: MKYLAKTFAAIMITGILAGCNAESIEVASQTIRPVKLLEVTDVNAASIRVFPAKIAATKQADLGFRVSGQVIDFTLVEGQQVKKGTILAKLDDRDARNTLLNREADNELATADYKRKGELLRRQLISTADYDLAKAQLKSAAAALANARDQLSYTHLLAPYDGTVAKISIDNYQMIQANQMVLLIQKDRNIDVVIQVPESMAIQAITFNPHAKFQPQVRFSAHPEQAYPVKLKEHATQVTPGTQSYEVVFTLARPTQINILPGMSAELSLDLSMDSQLDKTVIPASAVMKRDQDGENIIWLYHADTGKVTAQIVTLGRVTTDGIEILTGLNMGDLLVVAGVQYLSAEQKVKPLHWQRGV; this comes from the coding sequence ATGAAGTACCTAGCAAAAACATTCGCAGCCATAATGATCACCGGCATATTAGCGGGCTGCAACGCAGAGTCCATCGAAGTTGCCTCACAAACCATAAGACCGGTGAAGTTATTGGAAGTCACGGATGTTAATGCCGCTTCTATTCGTGTTTTCCCGGCAAAAATAGCCGCCACCAAACAGGCTGATTTAGGCTTTAGAGTGTCAGGTCAAGTGATCGATTTTACTCTGGTAGAAGGTCAACAGGTAAAAAAAGGCACTATCTTGGCCAAGCTGGATGACAGAGATGCCCGTAACACCTTACTCAACCGCGAGGCCGATAATGAGCTGGCCACCGCCGACTACAAGCGTAAGGGTGAGCTGTTACGTCGCCAGTTGATCTCAACGGCCGATTACGACCTCGCTAAGGCTCAACTGAAATCAGCCGCCGCCGCTCTGGCTAACGCCCGGGATCAATTGAGCTACACCCATTTACTCGCACCATATGACGGCACAGTCGCTAAGATCTCCATAGACAATTATCAGATGATTCAGGCAAACCAGATGGTTCTGCTGATACAGAAGGATCGTAATATTGACGTAGTGATCCAGGTACCTGAGTCTATGGCCATTCAGGCGATCACATTTAATCCCCATGCTAAGTTTCAACCTCAGGTGCGTTTCAGCGCTCATCCGGAGCAAGCCTATCCGGTAAAACTGAAAGAACATGCGACTCAAGTGACTCCAGGCACTCAAAGTTACGAAGTTGTCTTCACACTCGCCAGACCCACTCAAATCAATATTCTTCCGGGTATGAGCGCCGAATTAAGCTTAGATCTCTCTATGGACTCCCAGCTAGATAAAACCGTAATCCCTGCCAGTGCAGTGATGAAGCGTGATCAAGATGGCGAAAATATCATCTGGCTCTATCATGCAGACACAGGCAAGGTGACAGCGCAAATAGTCACCTTAGGTCGAGTAACTACAGATGGCATAGAAATTTTAACCGGCTTGAACATGGGCGATCTGCTAGTGGTAGCCGGTGTGCAGTACTTGTCAGCAGAACAAAAAGTTAAACCTCTTCATTGGCAACGCGGGGTGTAA